Proteins from one Ardenticatena maritima genomic window:
- a CDS encoding ArnT family glycosyltransferase — MSVQVHRLLRASRLAAWGLPLAIVALALLLRMAFPTLVEFKYDEANVVRRALAIAYEGDRPAVGAISSVGTFHPPLHLYLAALPLRLWPDPVALVLFLGFLGGVAVWMCYLLGRTYLGRDVGLIAAYLFAVNSWSVYYTRKIWTQNNPLVTVLFFMALLAFVVQGRAWALSGAFLGAAALISLHLGGLAFVPVLVLALFMGRRRLAWRPLALGVVLFGLLLAPYFIHDARHGWEKVRGFLEYTGGEAHFSTAALRYAFLLTGSKAGLTVVGGNREAYLAGLPNLWWLDRVAAVCLALALVYALVEAVRGDETRRRTLLVLLLWFWTPVLLQSRPTRPIYPHYFILLFPVQFLLIAFLLVDGGRRLPDWRLSLATKTVSAKRLVLVAGLLVWGAWNIAALGRLWFVMEAYPKGGGYGAPLKYTRQAAHTARALAADGEVVVLTDGLTPFIDEAPTLFEALLFNTPHRFANGAWALPLPEMPTTVYLVGEIPPDAESVAPLLDGLAAWHSPRAHTALVMPGGWAYEVWAFSSDVRTTVWRHLTRFPRPLRLANGVTFEGYTLRGEARPGNTLEVWLAWRVHQAQPTGVEYHFFVHLLDEGGARHAQHDGTGFPAYAWRVGDLVLSRFVLTLPPDLTPGRYVLWAGMYTYPDVVNVAVVDEAGNAVDAGVWLGDIFIE, encoded by the coding sequence ATGAGCGTGCAGGTTCATCGGCTGTTGCGGGCGTCCCGTTTGGCGGCGTGGGGGCTTCCGCTGGCGATTGTGGCGCTGGCGCTTCTCCTGCGCATGGCGTTCCCCACTCTGGTGGAATTCAAGTATGACGAGGCGAATGTGGTGCGGCGGGCGCTTGCCATTGCCTACGAAGGCGACCGCCCCGCAGTGGGGGCTATTTCTTCCGTGGGCACGTTTCACCCCCCTTTGCACTTGTACCTGGCGGCGCTGCCGCTCCGTCTCTGGCCTGACCCCGTTGCGCTGGTGCTCTTTCTGGGCTTTTTGGGCGGCGTGGCGGTTTGGATGTGCTACTTGCTGGGGCGCACCTACCTGGGGCGCGACGTCGGGCTGATTGCCGCTTATCTGTTTGCTGTCAACTCGTGGTCGGTTTACTACACACGCAAAATCTGGACGCAGAACAACCCGCTCGTCACCGTGCTCTTTTTCATGGCGTTGCTGGCGTTTGTTGTGCAGGGGCGGGCGTGGGCGCTCAGCGGGGCGTTTTTGGGAGCGGCGGCGCTCATCAGCCTGCATTTGGGTGGGTTGGCGTTTGTCCCTGTGCTCGTGCTGGCGTTGTTCATGGGACGCCGACGCCTTGCATGGCGACCTTTGGCGCTTGGGGTGGTGCTCTTTGGGCTTCTGCTGGCGCCCTATTTCATCCATGACGCACGCCACGGGTGGGAGAAGGTGCGCGGGTTTCTTGAATATACGGGCGGAGAAGCGCATTTCTCCACTGCCGCACTGCGCTATGCGTTCTTGCTGACCGGGAGCAAGGCGGGGTTGACCGTTGTGGGGGGAAACCGCGAGGCGTACCTGGCGGGATTGCCCAACCTCTGGTGGCTTGATCGGGTTGCTGCGGTCTGTTTGGCGCTGGCGCTGGTGTATGCGCTTGTAGAGGCGGTGCGTGGTGATGAAACGCGCCGCCGCACTTTGCTGGTGTTGCTGCTCTGGTTCTGGACGCCTGTTCTTTTGCAAAGCCGCCCCACACGCCCAATCTATCCGCATTATTTCATTCTGCTTTTCCCCGTCCAATTCCTGCTGATAGCGTTCCTGCTGGTTGATGGGGGGCGGCGATTGCCGGATTGGCGTCTCTCATTGGCGACAAAAACGGTTTCCGCCAAGCGGCTGGTGTTGGTCGCGGGGTTGCTGGTTTGGGGGGCTTGGAATATCGCAGCGCTGGGGCGCTTGTGGTTCGTGATGGAGGCGTACCCCAAAGGCGGCGGCTATGGCGCCCCGCTCAAATACACGCGCCAGGCGGCGCATACCGCCCGCGCGTTAGCCGCCGACGGCGAGGTAGTGGTGCTGACTGACGGATTGACGCCCTTCATTGATGAAGCGCCCACGCTTTTTGAAGCATTATTGTTCAACACCCCTCATCGCTTTGCCAACGGCGCCTGGGCGCTTCCTCTGCCTGAAATGCCTACCACTGTGTATCTCGTGGGGGAGATTCCCCCCGATGCTGAATCAGTTGCGCCTTTGCTGGATGGTCTGGCTGCGTGGCATTCCCCGCGTGCGCACACGGCGCTGGTGATGCCCGGTGGGTGGGCGTATGAGGTGTGGGCGTTTTCATCGGACGTGCGCACGACGGTGTGGCGGCACCTTACGCGCTTTCCGCGCCCATTGAGGCTGGCAAACGGTGTGACGTTTGAAGGCTACACGCTGCGCGGAGAAGCCCGACCTGGCAACACACTGGAAGTTTGGCTGGCGTGGCGGGTACACCAGGCGCAACCGACGGGCGTCGAGTATCACTTTTTTGTGCACCTGCTGGATGAAGGCGGCGCACGCCATGCCCAGCACGACGGCACCGGTTTTCCCGCCTACGCCTGGCGTGTGGGCGACCTCGTGCTCAGCCGATTTGTGTTGACCCTGCCCCCTGACTTGACGCCGGGGCGCTATGTTTTGTGGGCGGGCATGTACACATACCCCGATGTTGTCAATGTGGCGGTGGTGGACGAAGCCGGCAACGCCGTGGACGCCGGCGTTTGGCTGGGCGACATCTTCATCGAATGA
- the gyrA gene encoding DNA gyrase subunit A: MTETSFAGRIEQIDIEHEMRGAYLDYAMSVIVSRALPDVRDGLKPVHRRILYAMYDMGLRPNQPYKKSARIVGEVLGKYHPHGDSAVYDAMARLAQDFSMRYPLVDGQGNFGSIDGDSPAAMRYTEARLAPIAMEMLADIDKNTVDFVDNFDGSLQEPVVLPARIPNLLLNGASGIAVGMATNIPPHNLNEVADALIYMLDNWERFDDISVDELTDFIKGPDFPTAARILGTEGIKAAYATGRGTITVRARAEIEDLRGGRQQIVVTEIPYQVNKSSLIERMAELVRQGRLDQISDIRDETDRDGIRIVIELKRGAFANKVRNQLFKYTQLQVSYGINMLALVGGVPRVLPLKHMLKHYLDHRIEVIRRRTIFELDKAKARAHIVEGLLKALDVLDAVIETIRASASADEALTALVETFGFSEEQARAILDMQLRRLAALERQKLEDEYRELQARIAYLTDLLEHEEKIRGLIREDLEDIKAKYGDERRTEIIPGADGSFDEEDLIPNVPILVTITDRGYIKRIDAKTFRTQRRGGRGVKGMGTRGEDEVKEMFAARTHDDVLFFTNKGKVYQVRAYQIPDSGRTGKGTPLVNLINLAPDETVTAAIPVRDWDAADYLVMLTRFGRIKRVDLSAFQSVRSSGLIAIGLDDNDELRWVKMTHGNEELIIVTKQGQAIRFSEEDVRPMGRSAAGVMAIRLEEGDEVAAMDVVQPNADLLIVTARGYGKRVPLSEFPTQSRYGKGVRAIARAMKTTGPIVDARVVTEESDITIISAEGILIRTKAKQISQMGRQARGVRVMKLDDGDLVASLALLDTARLEEEK; encoded by the coding sequence ATGACTGAGACAAGTTTTGCAGGACGCATTGAGCAAATTGATATCGAACACGAAATGCGCGGCGCTTACCTCGACTATGCCATGAGCGTGATTGTCAGCCGCGCCCTGCCCGACGTGCGCGACGGGCTGAAACCCGTCCATCGGCGCATCCTCTACGCCATGTACGATATGGGCTTGCGCCCCAACCAACCCTACAAAAAGAGCGCCCGTATCGTCGGGGAAGTGTTGGGGAAATACCACCCCCACGGCGACAGCGCCGTGTACGACGCCATGGCGCGCCTCGCGCAAGATTTTTCCATGCGCTACCCACTGGTGGATGGGCAAGGCAACTTCGGTTCGATTGACGGGGATTCTCCCGCCGCTATGCGTTATACCGAAGCGCGGCTCGCGCCCATCGCCATGGAAATGCTCGCCGACATTGACAAAAACACGGTTGACTTTGTGGACAACTTCGACGGCTCTTTGCAAGAACCCGTCGTGTTGCCCGCCCGCATTCCCAACCTGTTGCTGAACGGCGCCAGTGGTATCGCCGTTGGCATGGCGACCAACATTCCTCCGCACAACCTGAACGAAGTCGCCGACGCGCTCATCTACATGCTCGACAATTGGGAACGCTTTGACGACATCAGCGTTGATGAACTGACGGACTTCATCAAAGGGCCTGATTTTCCCACCGCCGCCCGCATTTTAGGCACAGAAGGCATCAAAGCCGCCTATGCCACTGGTCGCGGCACAATCACGGTGCGCGCTCGCGCCGAAATCGAAGACCTGCGTGGCGGCCGTCAGCAGATTGTCGTGACCGAAATTCCCTACCAGGTGAACAAATCCTCGCTCATTGAGCGCATGGCGGAACTTGTGCGCCAGGGGCGGCTTGACCAGATTAGCGACATCCGCGACGAAACCGACCGCGACGGTATTCGCATCGTTATCGAACTGAAACGGGGCGCGTTTGCCAACAAAGTGCGCAACCAGTTGTTCAAGTACACCCAACTGCAAGTCTCCTACGGCATCAACATGCTGGCACTCGTCGGCGGCGTGCCGCGCGTTCTCCCCTTGAAGCACATGCTCAAACATTACCTCGACCACCGTATCGAGGTCATTCGCCGCCGCACCATCTTTGAACTGGACAAAGCCAAAGCGCGCGCCCACATTGTCGAAGGGCTGCTCAAAGCGCTGGACGTGCTTGACGCCGTGATTGAGACCATTCGGGCGTCGGCTTCCGCTGATGAGGCGTTGACCGCGCTGGTTGAAACGTTCGGGTTCAGCGAGGAACAAGCCCGCGCTATTCTGGATATGCAGTTGCGCCGTCTGGCGGCGTTGGAACGCCAGAAATTGGAAGACGAGTACCGCGAATTGCAAGCCCGCATCGCGTACCTGACCGATTTGCTGGAACACGAAGAAAAAATTCGCGGCTTGATTCGTGAAGACCTGGAAGATATCAAAGCCAAATATGGCGATGAACGCCGCACCGAGATTATCCCAGGCGCGGACGGCTCGTTTGATGAGGAAGACCTCATCCCCAACGTGCCTATCCTCGTCACGATTACCGACCGCGGTTATATCAAGCGGATTGACGCCAAAACATTCCGCACTCAGCGGCGCGGCGGGCGTGGTGTGAAAGGCATGGGCACGCGCGGCGAGGATGAAGTCAAGGAAATGTTCGCCGCCCGCACGCATGACGACGTGCTCTTCTTCACAAACAAAGGGAAGGTGTACCAGGTGCGCGCCTACCAAATTCCCGATAGCGGGCGCACAGGCAAAGGCACGCCCCTGGTCAACCTCATCAACCTCGCGCCAGATGAAACGGTGACAGCCGCTATTCCTGTGCGCGATTGGGACGCCGCCGACTATTTGGTCATGCTCACACGCTTTGGGCGTATCAAGCGGGTGGATTTGTCGGCGTTCCAATCCGTGCGTTCAAGCGGCTTGATTGCCATAGGACTGGACGACAACGATGAATTGCGTTGGGTGAAGATGACCCACGGCAACGAAGAACTCATCATCGTCACCAAGCAAGGGCAAGCCATCCGCTTCTCCGAAGAAGATGTGCGCCCCATGGGACGCTCAGCGGCTGGCGTCATGGCAATTCGCCTGGAAGAAGGCGACGAAGTTGCCGCAATGGACGTTGTGCAACCCAACGCTGATTTGCTGATTGTGACGGCGCGCGGCTACGGAAAGCGCGTCCCGCTGAGCGAATTCCCCACGCAAAGCCGCTACGGCAAAGGCGTGCGTGCGATTGCCCGCGCCATGAAGACGACCGGCCCGATCGTGGACGCCCGTGTGGTGACGGAAGAAAGCGACATTACCATCATCTCGGCGGAAGGCATCCTCATTCGCACCAAAGCCAAGCAGATTTCGCAAATGGGGCGGCAAGCGCGGGGGGTGCGCGTCATGAAACTCGACGACGGCGACCTGGTCGCTAGCCTGGCGTTGCTGGACACAGCACGGCTTGAAGAAGAAAAATAA
- a CDS encoding bifunctional heptose 7-phosphate kinase/heptose 1-phosphate adenyltransferase: protein MKHLENLVQHTVLVLGDLILDEYLSGRAVRLSREAPVPVLERTRRTLVAGGAANPAVNLARLGAEAWVAGVVGDDQQGRDLLDLLHRAGVHTEAVVRDPSRPTTTKTRIVAEGSFVHGQHLARIDHLDRRPLDHPVETLLVERLHHVAGRVNAIAVSNYRNGVITDGVIAACHAARAQHGVLLCVDSQGGLQRFRGFDVVKCNRAEAESELGAHLPDAPAERLDAVRALRRQCDAHWLVVTLGDEGMVWATPDAAGHVPPARRATVYDVTGAGDTVLALLTLARLAGLAPADACHLANLAAGLVVQVLGNYAPTRDELESLWQAHPTPPV, encoded by the coding sequence ATGAAGCATCTGGAGAACTTGGTCCAGCACACTGTGCTTGTGTTGGGCGACCTGATTCTTGATGAATACCTTTCCGGGCGGGCGGTGCGCCTCTCGCGCGAGGCGCCGGTGCCTGTGCTGGAACGCACTCGCCGCACGCTTGTGGCGGGTGGCGCCGCCAACCCCGCCGTCAACCTGGCGCGTTTGGGGGCGGAGGCTTGGGTGGCGGGCGTGGTCGGCGATGACCAGCAGGGGCGCGACCTGCTGGATTTGCTGCACCGGGCGGGCGTGCACACCGAGGCGGTAGTGCGCGACCCCTCGCGTCCCACCACGACGAAAACGCGCATTGTGGCCGAGGGAAGTTTTGTGCATGGGCAGCATTTGGCGCGTATTGACCATCTGGATCGTCGCCCGCTGGATCATCCTGTCGAAACGCTGTTGGTCGAGCGGCTTCATCATGTTGCCGGGCGCGTGAACGCCATTGCGGTGAGCAACTATCGCAACGGCGTCATCACCGACGGCGTTATCGCCGCTTGCCATGCCGCGCGTGCCCAACACGGCGTTTTGCTCTGTGTGGATTCGCAAGGCGGCTTGCAGCGCTTTCGAGGGTTCGATGTGGTGAAATGCAACCGCGCCGAAGCCGAAAGCGAACTGGGGGCGCACTTGCCCGATGCGCCCGCCGAGCGGCTGGACGCCGTGCGCGCCTTGCGCCGGCAGTGTGATGCCCATTGGCTTGTGGTGACGCTGGGGGATGAAGGCATGGTGTGGGCGACACCCGACGCCGCGGGGCATGTGCCCCCTGCGCGGCGCGCCACCGTGTACGATGTGACGGGAGCGGGCGATACCGTGCTGGCTCTGCTCACGCTGGCGCGGCTGGCGGGGCTTGCCCCCGCCGACGCGTGCCACCTTGCCAACCTGGCGGCTGGGCTGGTGGTGCAAGTGTTGGGCAACTACGCGCCCACGCGCGACGAACTCGAATCTCTCTGGCAGGCGCATCCCACGCCGCCGGTATGA
- a CDS encoding adenylyltransferase/cytidyltransferase family protein — protein MGRILTLDDAQRERERLRAEGKRLVLTNGCFDLLHVGHLRSLRTAAAQGDLLWVGLNSDAAVRLLKGPQRPLVPWEERAELLSALDVVDAVIGFNDITAAHLLVALRPDVYVKGGDYTPATLPEYRLARLLGADVVLVPPVPARSTSQLIATVVERYAP, from the coding sequence ATGGGACGTATTCTCACATTGGATGATGCACAGCGCGAACGTGAACGCTTGCGCGCTGAAGGCAAACGCCTGGTGCTCACAAACGGGTGCTTCGACCTGTTGCACGTCGGGCATTTGCGCTCTTTGCGAACCGCCGCTGCCCAAGGCGATCTGCTCTGGGTGGGGCTCAATAGCGATGCGGCTGTGCGTCTGCTCAAAGGACCACAGCGCCCGCTCGTGCCTTGGGAAGAGCGCGCCGAACTCCTCAGCGCGCTTGACGTTGTGGATGCCGTGATCGGATTCAACGACATCACCGCGGCACACCTTCTTGTGGCACTTCGCCCTGATGTGTACGTCAAAGGGGGCGATTACACCCCTGCAACCCTTCCCGAATATCGCCTGGCACGCTTGCTTGGCGCCGACGTGGTGTTGGTGCCGCCTGTGCCGGCACGTTCAACCAGTCAACTCATTGCCACCGTTGTTGAACGATACGCGCCATGA
- the murJ gene encoding murein biosynthesis integral membrane protein MurJ, which translates to MSAETPHATPATEPQPVIVPSRRGIARAASIISLGNIASRVLGLVRETAFANAFGASGAFSAFTAAAQIPMMIHDMLIGGLLSSALVPVFSEHAEDREAIWRIVSIVLGTIVVLVSLAVLLVELTAPALTVLLVGGFSPELQALTTQLIRLVTPAVLLLSVAGVLTGLLYALKRFTFAAFGAAVYNIGMIVGAVWLTRFFDEPHRIYALALGMLLGSAGQVLLLLPDLRDQRIRLAFDWRHPVLRRIGKLYLPIALGLVISQIGIFIDRNLASGTGEQSISWMRYATTLIQFPLGLIAAAVSLAVLPNLSELASRRQFEAYRQTLFTGLRLVLVLILPATLGLFVLAHPIVALLFQRGEFTAYDTAWTARALRLYLLGLPFAAIDQPLVFGFYARQNTTLPAIVGAIAVGIYTLVALSFVNTFGMMALVAANSIQWMGHAFIMLWLTRRHVGTFHESGLLTTTLKAGLAALIMAVGVAGALAGLTPMLPATLVGRVLAVVVPALVGVGLYALMVWLLRLDEARAAARLVWKKVRGR; encoded by the coding sequence ATGAGTGCTGAAACACCGCATGCCACACCTGCTACCGAACCGCAACCGGTGATTGTCCCCTCACGGCGGGGTATTGCGCGCGCCGCAAGCATCATCAGTTTGGGGAATATCGCCAGCCGCGTGCTGGGCTTGGTGCGCGAAACCGCCTTTGCCAATGCTTTTGGCGCCAGTGGGGCGTTCAGCGCCTTTACCGCCGCCGCCCAAATCCCCATGATGATTCATGACATGCTCATCGGCGGCTTGCTCAGTTCCGCGCTTGTGCCTGTGTTCAGCGAACACGCCGAGGACCGCGAAGCGATTTGGCGCATTGTGAGCATCGTGTTGGGCACCATCGTGGTGCTGGTTTCGCTGGCGGTTTTGCTGGTTGAATTGACGGCGCCGGCGCTCACCGTCTTGCTTGTCGGCGGCTTTTCGCCCGAATTGCAAGCGCTCACCACGCAACTCATCCGCCTGGTGACGCCTGCGGTGCTTCTGCTGAGTGTCGCGGGCGTGCTCACAGGGTTGCTCTACGCGCTCAAACGCTTCACCTTCGCCGCGTTTGGGGCGGCGGTGTACAACATCGGCATGATTGTCGGGGCGGTCTGGCTAACGCGCTTTTTCGACGAACCGCACCGCATCTATGCCCTGGCGCTCGGCATGTTGCTGGGGTCGGCGGGGCAAGTGCTTCTCCTGCTGCCCGACTTGCGCGACCAGCGCATTCGCCTGGCGTTTGATTGGCGGCATCCCGTTTTGCGGCGCATTGGCAAACTCTATCTGCCCATTGCCTTGGGGCTGGTCATCAGCCAGATTGGCATTTTCATTGATCGCAACCTCGCATCGGGGACGGGTGAACAAAGCATTTCGTGGATGCGGTACGCCACCACGCTCATCCAGTTCCCGCTGGGGCTGATTGCCGCCGCCGTCTCGCTCGCCGTCTTGCCCAATCTCTCTGAACTGGCATCGCGGCGGCAGTTTGAAGCGTATCGGCAGACGCTCTTCACCGGCTTGCGGCTGGTGCTGGTGTTGATTTTGCCCGCCACATTGGGCTTGTTCGTGCTGGCGCACCCGATTGTGGCGTTATTGTTCCAGCGGGGCGAATTTACCGCCTACGATACCGCATGGACGGCGCGGGCGTTGCGCCTCTACTTGCTGGGGTTGCCCTTCGCCGCCATAGACCAGCCGCTGGTGTTTGGCTTTTACGCCCGCCAAAACACCACGTTGCCCGCCATTGTCGGGGCGATTGCGGTGGGGATTTACACGCTCGTGGCGCTCTCGTTCGTCAACACCTTCGGCATGATGGCGCTGGTCGCCGCCAATTCGATTCAGTGGATGGGGCACGCCTTCATCATGTTGTGGCTCACGCGCCGCCATGTGGGCACGTTCCACGAAAGCGGTTTGCTGACGACGACACTCAAGGCGGGGCTTGCCGCGCTCATCATGGCGGTTGGCGTTGCTGGGGCGCTGGCTGGGCTGACGCCCATGCTCCCCGCCACGCTGGTGGGGCGGGTGTTGGCGGTGGTTGTGCCGGCGCTGGTGGGCGTCGGTCTCTATGCCCTGATGGTTTGGCTGTTGCGGCTGGATGAAGCCCGTGCGGCGGCGCGCCTCGTCTGGAAAAAAGTGCGCGGGCGGTAA
- a CDS encoding DUF4349 domain-containing protein, translating to MKRLSTVVLGFVFVLLTACGARTASFEEARMAPETADMAMSAPVGAGAPAEMAVASEKAFVDGQEGGAESANPLLFDRKIIKTGSMTLEVDDVFDTLDQITLLATHYGGYMVASRTWYEGEYAYAQLTLAVPVDQFEQAVAQARRLGKVLDEAISSEDVTDQYVDLEARIQNLEATAARIRAFLDEAQTVEEALRVNAELSRVEAELERLKGQRQALEKRTAFSTLQVTLQPALPTPIVEENGWSPMQTVREAWRTLTHLGRGVVDAAIWLLVVGGPIVLLVGAVGFVGWRGLRALWRLVRMRKPASPPLSPPAVE from the coding sequence ATGAAACGTCTATCAACTGTTGTGCTCGGCTTTGTCTTCGTCCTGTTGACGGCATGCGGCGCCCGTACGGCTTCTTTTGAAGAAGCGCGCATGGCGCCGGAAACCGCTGACATGGCAATGAGTGCTCCCGTGGGAGCAGGAGCCCCCGCTGAGATGGCGGTTGCCAGCGAAAAAGCCTTTGTGGATGGGCAAGAAGGGGGTGCCGAAAGCGCGAACCCGCTTCTCTTTGATCGAAAAATCATCAAGACCGGCTCGATGACGCTGGAAGTCGATGACGTTTTCGATACCCTCGACCAAATCACCCTGCTGGCCACACACTATGGCGGGTATATGGTGGCTTCACGCACCTGGTATGAAGGCGAGTATGCCTACGCTCAGTTGACGCTTGCTGTGCCCGTTGACCAGTTTGAGCAGGCTGTGGCGCAAGCGCGCCGTTTGGGCAAAGTGCTCGATGAAGCCATTAGCAGCGAAGATGTGACCGACCAATACGTTGACCTGGAAGCCCGCATTCAAAATCTCGAAGCCACTGCTGCTCGCATTCGTGCGTTTCTGGATGAGGCGCAGACGGTAGAAGAGGCGTTGCGTGTCAATGCCGAGTTGAGCCGTGTCGAAGCGGAGTTGGAGCGCTTGAAGGGGCAACGCCAGGCGCTGGAAAAGCGCACCGCCTTTTCGACCTTGCAAGTGACCTTGCAGCCCGCTTTGCCGACGCCTATTGTTGAAGAAAACGGCTGGTCGCCCATGCAAACTGTGCGGGAAGCCTGGCGCACGCTGACGCACCTGGGGCGTGGCGTTGTAGATGCCGCCATTTGGCTGCTCGTGGTGGGTGGTCCGATAGTGTTGTTGGTGGGCGCTGTGGGATTTGTGGGCTGGCGTGGTTTGCGTGCGCTCTGGCGATTGGTGCGGATGCGCAAGCCTGCGTCTCCGCCGCTGAGCCCGCCGGCGGTTGAATAG
- a CDS encoding YIP1 family protein: protein MNAQAVLGYLVGLVDRPLETFRNIAPHARRAWVVPALLMVLILGVHSVLTREAQADLQQRVTEYVLTHSRFASQLSPAEREQLLEQQRQARGGLFDPASPMGFALQLSLSTLGTLVGWLIWGGVLYGLALLLGGEDLTFAPFFNVAAWSWLPLGVGLLVQAAYVAWSGTMPIYEGLSFLVASGEPIADLFNPLHTFLTKLTVWQLWSWWLLINGTAAVSGFSRRKAAGMVLPVWFLFAALQVAPTVISSRLQGF, encoded by the coding sequence ATGAACGCTCAAGCCGTCTTGGGCTATTTGGTCGGATTGGTTGATCGTCCGTTGGAAACGTTTCGGAACATTGCGCCTCATGCGCGCCGTGCGTGGGTGGTGCCTGCTCTGTTGATGGTGCTCATTTTGGGGGTGCATTCGGTGCTCACGCGCGAGGCGCAAGCGGACTTGCAACAACGTGTGACCGAGTATGTGCTCACACATTCGCGCTTCGCCAGCCAATTGAGCCCCGCTGAGCGCGAGCAACTTTTGGAACAACAACGCCAGGCGCGCGGCGGTCTGTTCGACCCTGCTTCGCCCATGGGGTTTGCGCTTCAATTGAGTCTCAGCACGCTGGGGACGCTGGTGGGTTGGCTCATCTGGGGCGGTGTGCTGTATGGGCTGGCGTTATTGCTCGGCGGCGAAGACCTCACGTTTGCGCCTTTCTTCAACGTGGCGGCGTGGTCGTGGCTTCCGTTGGGGGTGGGCTTGCTTGTGCAAGCCGCCTATGTCGCCTGGTCGGGAACGATGCCCATTTATGAAGGGCTTTCGTTCCTGGTTGCCAGTGGCGAACCGATTGCCGACCTGTTCAACCCGTTGCATACCTTCCTCACCAAACTGACCGTGTGGCAACTCTGGTCGTGGTGGTTGCTCATCAATGGCACGGCGGCTGTCAGCGGATTTTCACGCCGCAAAGCCGCGGGGATGGTGCTTCCTGTCTGGTTTTTGTTTGCCGCCTTGCAGGTCGCCCCAACGGTCATTTCATCGCGGTTGCAGGGCTTCTGA